In the Nitrospirota bacterium genome, one interval contains:
- a CDS encoding ferritin-like domain-containing protein — protein sequence MSKEKIIEALNKDLALEIAATLQYLHHHWTGEGYDSPAVLELFEKIGRDEMKHMEMIAERINYLGGDPTTIPAEIKKGGDLVKMMKDDLEGENTAITQYKADIKLFDELGDPTSRLMMEKILSDEERHADIWETTLGIKK from the coding sequence ATGAGCAAAGAAAAAATTATTGAGGCGCTTAACAAGGACCTTGCTTTGGAGATTGCAGCAACTCTTCAGTATTTGCATCATCATTGGACAGGAGAGGGGTATGACAGCCCGGCAGTACTTGAATTATTTGAGAAGATAGGGCGCGATGAGATGAAGCACATGGAGATGATTGCAGAGAGGATTAATTACCTCGGGGGTGATCCGACGACAATTCCGGCTGAGATTAAGAAGGGTGGAGATCTCGTTAAGATGATGAAGGATGATCTTGAGGGTGAGAATACTGCGATAACTCAGTACAAGGCTGACATTAAGCTCTTTGATGAATTAGGTGACCCTACAAGCAGGCTGATGATGGAAAAGATCCTGTCTGACGAAGAAAGACATGCAGATATATGGGAGACAACTCTTGGAATTAAAAAATAG
- a CDS encoding translation initiation factor IF-3, with translation MAEPRIRVNREIRIKEVRVIGPEGEQLGILPTFEAIKKAVEFGLDLVEVAPTSKPPVCRIMDFGKYKYELAKKHHGARQHQRSMQLKEVKVRPYTDKHDIEIKIRNVRRFLEDKNKAKVTLTFRGREMAYRETAKGIMISFADGVKDIGVVEVPAKMEGNSMIMIISPRSDAQKSKGTGTESVITAEGREDV, from the coding sequence ATCGCAGAGCCACGTATAAGAGTCAACAGAGAAATTCGAATTAAAGAAGTCCGTGTTATCGGCCCGGAGGGGGAACAGCTCGGGATACTACCGACGTTCGAGGCCATTAAGAAGGCTGTTGAATTCGGCCTGGATCTTGTTGAGGTAGCGCCTACGTCTAAACCTCCTGTCTGCCGTATTATGGACTTTGGAAAATATAAATACGAGCTTGCAAAGAAGCATCATGGCGCAAGACAACACCAGCGCAGTATGCAGCTTAAAGAGGTAAAGGTAAGACCTTATACTGACAAACATGATATAGAGATAAAGATCCGAAATGTCCGAAGATTCCTTGAGGATAAGAATAAGGCAAAGGTGACTCTTACTTTCAGGGGAAGAGAAATGGCATACAGGGAGACTGCAAAGGGAATAATGATATCATTTGCTGACGGGGTAAAGGATATAGGTGTAGTTGAAGTTCCGGCAAAGATGGAGGGAAACAGTATGATTATGATCATCTCTCCCAGATCAGATGCACAGAAGTCAAAGGGCACTGGTACGGAATCAGTAATAACGGCAGAAGGGAGGGAAGATGTCTAA
- the rplT gene encoding 50S ribosomal protein L20 produces the protein MPRAKGGPKTRQRRKKVMKAAKGYWGGRHRLYRSATEAVDRALCYAYRDRRQKKRSFRGLWIARINAAIRLHGLSYSKFISGLKKANINLDRKVLADIAVNDPAGFARIAQTVKEVA, from the coding sequence ATGCCACGCGCAAAAGGCGGACCAAAGACAAGACAACGCCGTAAGAAGGTGATGAAGGCGGCGAAGGGATACTGGGGCGGCAGACACCGTTTATACAGAAGCGCCACAGAGGCAGTTGACAGGGCCCTGTGCTATGCCTACCGGGACAGACGGCAAAAGAAACGCAGTTTCAGAGGCCTCTGGATTGCGAGGATAAACGCAGCAATCAGGCTGCATGGGCTTTCTTACAGTAAGTTTATCAGCGGCCTCAAGAAGGCAAATATAAATTTAGACAGGAAAGTGCTTGCTGACATTGCAGTGAATGACCCGGCAGGATTTGCCAGGATAGCCCAGACAGTTAAAGAAGTAGCGTAA
- the rpmI gene encoding 50S ribosomal protein L35 translates to MSKTKLKTHKGASKRFKLTGTGKIKRSRASGNHLLTKKTSRRKRALKKAAMVHESNVRNVKKLIPYG, encoded by the coding sequence ATGTCTAAAACCAAGCTCAAGACACACAAAGGCGCATCAAAGCGCTTTAAACTTACCGGAACAGGCAAGATAAAAAGAAGCAGGGCATCAGGAAATCATTTGCTGACAAAGAAGACCTCTCGAAGAAAGAGGGCATTGAAGAAGGCAGCAATGGTTCATGAGAGTAATGTGAGGAATGTTAAGAAACTAATACCGTACGGATAG
- the feoB gene encoding ferrous iron transport protein B, with amino-acid sequence MHGHTVKDNKTVSKIAIVGNPNVGKSVIFGLLTGRYATVSNYPGTTVTLTTGSCRVGGEDLPVTDTPGVNTLIPMSEDEVVTRDILLNDEVRLVVQVADAKNLGRGLQISIQLAEMGLPFILVLNMWDEAGNRGLDINTQKLAGIVGTTVIPTVGVERKGIKELRDSLSDRKFSSLGITYGRIIEGGIKRLEALLPQTKISGRSIALMLLAGDASLKPWISKSITPSDINKIEDIRLDIQNRFHEPLGYVINQARIKKAENIVAGVMSRSQGKGTTVTTKLGRWAMHPIWGIPVLLAVLFMMYEFVGVFGAQVLAGLLEEGLFGVYINPYMTIIAERFIRDSFFRDLFVGEYGIITMALTYSIAIILPVVGTFFIAFGILEDSGYLPRLAVMVHKIFKLMGLHGKAVLPMVLGLGCDTMATLTARVMETRKERVIVTLLLALGVPCSAQLGVILGMLGGVSASATLIWAFVVLLVLFIVGFLSSKILKGEGSDFVFDIPPLRIPVLSNIIFKTLSRINWYLKEAVPLFIVGTLILFTLDKIGGLAAVERIANPVVVGFLGLPGKATEAFLIGFLRRDYGAAGLFSLAQSGQLNPNQVVVSLVTITLFVPCVANLLVMVKECGLKTALAIVMFIFPFAFLVGGVLNFVFILFGIKL; translated from the coding sequence ATGCATGGGCACACGGTAAAGGATAATAAAACAGTCAGCAAGATTGCAATTGTCGGAAACCCCAATGTTGGAAAGAGTGTAATCTTTGGTCTCCTGACAGGAAGATACGCGACGGTTTCCAATTACCCCGGGACTACGGTTACTCTGACTACAGGGTCATGCAGGGTAGGTGGTGAAGACCTGCCGGTCACTGATACCCCGGGTGTTAATACCCTCATCCCCATGTCTGAAGATGAGGTCGTAACAAGGGACATTCTCCTGAATGATGAGGTAAGGCTCGTTGTACAGGTTGCAGATGCAAAAAACCTCGGACGCGGACTGCAGATTAGTATACAGCTTGCAGAGATGGGCCTCCCGTTTATTCTTGTCCTTAACATGTGGGATGAGGCAGGAAACCGTGGTCTGGATATAAACACGCAGAAACTTGCCGGTATTGTTGGTACTACGGTTATACCTACCGTTGGTGTGGAAAGAAAAGGTATAAAAGAACTACGCGATTCCCTGTCAGACAGGAAATTTTCTTCTCTCGGCATTACATATGGACGGATTATAGAGGGGGGCATTAAAAGGCTCGAGGCACTTCTGCCTCAAACGAAGATCTCAGGACGTTCTATTGCCCTTATGCTCCTTGCCGGAGACGCCAGTCTGAAACCATGGATTAGCAAGAGCATAACCCCCTCAGATATTAATAAAATTGAAGACATACGACTGGATATCCAGAACAGGTTTCATGAACCGCTGGGGTATGTAATTAATCAGGCCAGGATAAAGAAGGCTGAGAATATTGTAGCAGGCGTCATGTCGAGATCACAGGGAAAAGGAACCACAGTTACCACTAAACTCGGAAGATGGGCTATGCACCCCATATGGGGAATACCGGTACTTCTGGCCGTATTATTTATGATGTATGAGTTTGTCGGTGTCTTCGGAGCGCAGGTACTTGCAGGACTTCTCGAAGAAGGACTATTTGGAGTTTATATAAATCCTTATATGACAATCATTGCTGAGCGGTTTATCAGAGACTCATTCTTCAGGGATCTGTTTGTTGGAGAATACGGTATCATCACAATGGCGCTGACTTATTCTATCGCCATCATACTTCCTGTAGTAGGTACCTTCTTCATAGCATTTGGCATACTCGAGGATTCCGGATATCTCCCGAGACTTGCCGTAATGGTTCACAAGATATTCAAACTTATGGGACTGCACGGAAAGGCCGTGCTCCCTATGGTCCTGGGACTTGGCTGCGACACAATGGCTACCTTAACGGCAAGGGTAATGGAGACAAGGAAAGAGAGGGTAATCGTGACACTTCTTCTTGCCCTCGGAGTCCCGTGCTCAGCGCAACTGGGCGTGATCCTGGGGATGCTTGGCGGTGTTTCAGCCTCTGCTACTCTCATCTGGGCATTTGTGGTGTTACTGGTATTATTTATTGTAGGATTCCTGTCCTCTAAAATATTGAAGGGAGAAGGGTCTGATTTTGTCTTCGATATCCCGCCGCTCCGCATACCGGTATTATCAAACATTATTTTTAAGACACTCTCAAGGATTAATTGGTATCTAAAAGAGGCTGTCCCCCTGTTTATTGTCGGGACGCTGATACTGTTTACCCTCGATAAGATTGGAGGGCTTGCAGCAGTTGAGAGAATAGCAAATCCGGTAGTCGTCGGTTTTCTTGGATTGCCTGGTAAGGCTACAGAGGCATTCCTGATAGGCTTTCTCAGGAGGGACTACGGTGCGGCCGGACTCTTCTCGCTTGCGCAGTCAGGACAACTTAATCCAAACCAGGTTGTTGTGAGCCTGGTGACCATCACCCTATTTGTCCCGTGTGTCGCAAATCTTCTTGTCATGGTCAAAGAGTGCGGGCTTAAGACAGCCCTTGCCATTGTGATGTTTATATTCCCTTTTGCATTTTTAGTAGGAGGAGTGTTAAACTTTGTCTTTATCCTGTTTGGCATTAAATTATGA
- the glgP gene encoding alpha-glucan family phosphorylase produces MSAEETPVTIVNKLNRIAYNLWWSWNPKAQDLFASIDKVHWKEAKNNPVIFIRRLSKEALIEAVFKEEVLTLYRNVIKEFDDYCNPKETWFTRTYPNHNKMSIAYFSAEFGLHESLPIYSGGLGVLAGDHCKAASDLGLPFVAVGLLYRQGYFKQQINKRGEQEAVYERYDFTDMPVRPVMNLSGNDIVISVELPGRTLKAKIWKVDVGRINLILLDSDIEENSVEDRRLTYNLYGGDHEVRISQEILLGIGGVKALEAIGLRPNVWHMNEGHSVFLGLERILRLTREEGLTFAEALEAVKGNTIFTTHTPVPAGNDAFSLMLIEKYFKKYIDKFSVKLHEFMRFGLRPTGGGSDLFSLTILAFHFSAQSNGVSKLHGQVSRTIWNDVWFGVPLGEIPIGHITNGVHTMTWIDPSIRRLFDKYVGTDWQDGLLEPDVWKKVYDIPDAELWEVQKGMKALMIKSLRNILSLQANRFSDHEKKGTTAEVVLNPDALTIGFARRFATYKRATLIFSDLDRLKKILNDKKRPVQLLFAGKAHPADKPGQAFIKRVYEISQMKEFMGKVVMIEGYDMHVARHLVAGVDIWFNTPRRPYEASGTSGQKAGINGTINFSVLDGWWVEGYNGKNGWPIGSNENYDNEDLQDKTDSEDIYEKLEQEIVPLYYRRDEAGIPEQWLSVVKESIRTTTPEFSTARMVSDYTTTMYIPTFERGDRIREDNFAKSKELAEWKAWMKKNWEYIKIVSIEKGENLKDGEGNILPDFEVIITTDLGPISPGDVTVEICRGIMDKNGQFNSMGMIPMRRLGEIWEGFYSYAATATPDDRDGYGFFFHVVPTHPDLGNKYEFGPIRTTYVEMKKL; encoded by the coding sequence ATGTCCGCTGAAGAAACACCTGTAACAATAGTGAATAAATTAAACCGGATTGCCTATAATCTATGGTGGTCCTGGAATCCTAAAGCCCAGGATCTTTTTGCGTCTATAGATAAAGTTCATTGGAAAGAAGCAAAAAATAATCCTGTGATCTTTATAAGACGCCTGAGCAAAGAGGCGCTTATTGAGGCGGTATTTAAAGAAGAAGTACTTACCCTGTATCGTAATGTAATTAAAGAATTTGACGATTACTGCAATCCTAAGGAGACCTGGTTTACAAGGACATACCCAAACCATAATAAGATGTCTATTGCTTATTTCTCAGCGGAATTCGGCCTTCACGAGTCCTTACCAATATACTCAGGCGGCCTCGGCGTCCTTGCCGGGGACCACTGTAAGGCTGCAAGTGATCTTGGGCTTCCTTTTGTCGCCGTCGGACTGCTCTACCGGCAGGGATACTTTAAACAGCAGATAAATAAAAGAGGTGAGCAGGAGGCAGTCTATGAAAGGTATGACTTTACTGACATGCCTGTCAGACCTGTTATGAATTTGTCCGGTAATGATATTGTTATCAGTGTTGAACTGCCAGGAAGGACACTGAAGGCAAAGATCTGGAAGGTTGATGTAGGACGAATAAACCTTATATTGCTTGACTCAGATATAGAAGAAAACAGTGTTGAAGACAGGAGATTAACATACAATCTCTATGGCGGCGACCATGAGGTAAGGATATCGCAGGAGATTTTGCTCGGCATAGGTGGTGTAAAGGCGCTTGAAGCAATCGGCCTGCGCCCTAATGTATGGCACATGAATGAGGGACATTCAGTCTTTCTTGGTCTTGAACGGATACTGAGATTAACAAGGGAAGAAGGACTGACATTTGCCGAGGCACTGGAGGCAGTTAAAGGCAATACTATTTTTACGACCCATACACCGGTTCCTGCCGGAAATGACGCCTTCTCACTCATGCTGATAGAGAAATATTTTAAGAAATACATAGATAAATTCAGTGTCAAATTACACGAGTTCATGCGTTTTGGCCTTCGTCCTACAGGCGGAGGATCTGACCTCTTCAGCCTTACTATTCTTGCCTTCCATTTTTCTGCACAGAGCAACGGGGTAAGTAAACTGCACGGCCAGGTATCGAGAACCATCTGGAATGACGTATGGTTCGGCGTACCCCTCGGTGAGATACCAATCGGGCATATAACAAACGGGGTCCACACAATGACGTGGATTGATCCCTCCATAAGACGTCTTTTTGACAAGTATGTCGGGACAGACTGGCAGGACGGTCTTCTTGAACCTGACGTATGGAAGAAGGTATATGATATTCCTGATGCAGAGCTGTGGGAGGTACAAAAGGGTATGAAGGCATTGATGATTAAGTCCCTTCGGAATATTCTATCTCTTCAGGCAAACAGATTTTCTGACCATGAAAAGAAGGGAACGACAGCAGAAGTCGTTCTGAATCCTGATGCACTCACAATAGGATTTGCCAGGAGATTTGCTACCTATAAGCGTGCAACTCTTATCTTCAGTGATCTTGACCGGCTGAAAAAGATTTTGAATGATAAAAAAAGACCCGTTCAGCTGTTGTTTGCAGGAAAGGCACACCCTGCTGATAAACCGGGACAGGCCTTCATTAAACGGGTTTATGAAATCTCACAGATGAAGGAATTCATGGGTAAAGTAGTAATGATTGAAGGCTATGATATGCATGTCGCACGTCATCTTGTTGCAGGTGTTGACATCTGGTTTAACACGCCGAGGAGACCTTATGAGGCAAGCGGCACAAGCGGACAGAAGGCCGGTATAAACGGCACAATTAATTTCAGTGTTCTGGATGGGTGGTGGGTCGAAGGCTACAACGGAAAGAATGGCTGGCCGATAGGCAGCAACGAAAATTATGATAATGAAGATTTACAGGACAAGACAGACAGCGAAGACATTTATGAGAAATTAGAGCAGGAGATTGTACCTCTCTATTACCGCAGGGATGAAGCGGGCATTCCTGAACAGTGGCTGAGCGTTGTAAAAGAGTCAATACGCACAACTACTCCGGAATTCAGCACAGCCAGGATGGTCAGTGATTATACCACAACTATGTATATCCCGACCTTTGAGAGAGGTGACAGGATCAGGGAAGATAATTTTGCCAAATCAAAGGAACTGGCTGAGTGGAAGGCATGGATGAAGAAGAACTGGGAGTACATAAAGATTGTCTCCATAGAGAAGGGTGAAAACCTTAAAGACGGGGAAGGAAACATCCTCCCTGATTTCGAGGTAATCATAACCACTGATCTTGGCCCTATATCTCCTGGCGACGTGACGGTAGAAATATGCAGGGGCATTATGGACAAGAATGGTCAATTTAATTCCATGGGTATGATACCAATGCGGCGCCTCGGGGAAATATGGGAGGGATTCTACAGCTATGCTGCAACCGCCACACCCGATGACAGGGATGGATACGGCTTTTTCTTTCATGTAGTGCCGACACATCCGGACCTCGGAAATAAATATGAGTTCGGGCCGATACGTACAACATATGTGGAGATGAAGAAGTTATGA
- a CDS encoding metal-dependent transcriptional regulator, whose translation MMDYNKVKDLHEEDRIDELLEAIWMLREEGESRIDDVRKISEDPDVEQILTIAESGQLVLTDDGRLSFSQQGEKRAENVIRRHRLAERLLSEVFEIEEKQLEDHACELEHTHVLSEVVVDSICAFLGHPPTCPHGKAIPRGECCKRFSHDLKPLVAPLTELPIGGDARIVFISSKYHARLDRLSSLGIVPGSILRLHQKQPTYLIKIGETELALDGELAKEIFVKKMHHV comes from the coding sequence ATGATGGATTATAATAAGGTCAAAGACCTTCATGAAGAGGACCGTATAGACGAACTCCTTGAGGCGATCTGGATGCTGCGGGAAGAAGGAGAATCACGAATAGATGATGTCAGGAAAATATCAGAGGACCCTGACGTGGAGCAGATATTAACTATCGCTGAGTCCGGACAACTGGTTTTAACTGATGATGGCCGTCTTTCTTTCAGCCAGCAAGGCGAGAAACGGGCTGAAAACGTAATCAGGAGGCACAGGCTTGCTGAAAGGCTGCTGTCAGAGGTCTTCGAGATAGAAGAGAAACAGCTCGAGGACCATGCATGTGAACTGGAGCATACGCATGTCCTGAGCGAGGTTGTCGTAGACAGCATCTGCGCTTTTTTAGGGCACCCCCCGACATGTCCGCACGGAAAGGCAATCCCAAGGGGTGAGTGCTGTAAGAGATTTTCCCATGATTTAAAGCCACTTGTAGCGCCCCTTACAGAACTTCCTATAGGAGGAGATGCGAGAATCGTTTTTATATCATCAAAGTATCATGCGAGGCTTGACAGGCTGAGTTCGCTTGGTATCGTCCCCGGGAGCATCTTGCGCCTGCATCAGAAACAACCTACATATTTAATAAAGATAGGGGAGACAGAGCTTGCGCTTGACGGGGAGCTGGCGAAAGAGATTTTCGTTAAGAAGATGCATCATGTATAA
- a CDS encoding deoxyribonuclease IV, translating to MLLGAHMSIAGGIDKAIERGVSLSCSAIQLFTQNSSQWMGKPVTGEEAGRFKELRKDSGILQVIAHASYLINLASGNDELRNRSVDALISEMERCRILEIPYIVLHPGAHTGIGEGEGIKNIIMSLDIIFTKTDGWGVDIALETTAGQGTTIGYRFEHLSNIISGVIHSHRIKTCIDTCHIFAAGYDIRTTEGYEKVVDEFNNITGLDRLVCIHLNDSKKMLDSRVDRHEHIGKGFIGIESFRTIMNDVRFNNAARIIETPKGPDMKEDKINLKCLRQMIVL from the coding sequence ATGCTCCTTGGCGCACACATGTCAATAGCAGGAGGCATTGATAAGGCAATTGAGAGGGGTGTGTCCCTATCATGTTCGGCAATCCAGTTGTTTACTCAGAACTCCAGCCAGTGGATGGGGAAGCCTGTTACCGGGGAAGAGGCCGGCAGATTCAAGGAACTTCGCAAAGACAGCGGTATACTGCAGGTCATAGCTCACGCTTCTTATTTAATAAACCTTGCCTCAGGCAACGATGAGCTCCGAAATAGATCCGTAGACGCCCTGATCAGCGAGATGGAGAGGTGCAGGATACTTGAGATTCCGTATATCGTTTTACACCCTGGTGCGCATACCGGGATAGGTGAAGGTGAGGGTATAAAGAATATTATCATGTCTCTCGATATAATATTCACCAAAACCGACGGGTGGGGGGTTGATATCGCTTTAGAGACTACAGCAGGTCAGGGGACAACCATAGGATACAGGTTCGAACATCTGAGCAACATCATCTCTGGAGTTATACATAGTCACAGAATAAAGACATGCATTGACACCTGCCACATATTCGCTGCTGGATATGATATAAGGACAACTGAAGGATACGAAAAGGTAGTAGATGAATTTAACAACATTACAGGACTTGACAGACTTGTCTGCATTCATTTAAATGATTCAAAGAAAATGCTGGATAGCCGCGTTGACAGACACGAACATATAGGAAAGGGATTCATTGGAATAGAGAGTTTTCGCACTATAATGAATGACGTGAGATTCAACAATGCAGCCAGGATCATTGAAACACCTAAGGGCCCGGATATGAAGGAAGACAAGATAAATCTGAAGTGTTTACGACAAATGATTGTGCTATAA
- the thrS gene encoding threonine--tRNA ligase: MSNLCKVMTLIEILKARGNENLEIIAAKINGQPVDLNTPASEGSDIEWITASSPEGLEILRHSTSHLMAQAVKELYPEVRVTIGPSIEDGFYYDFDYDKTFTPDDLIRIEKKMRGLADKNIPISRMEMSKEDAITLFENMGENYKVEIIREIPDKTVSCYKQGSFVDLCRGPHIPSTNRIRSFKLLQTAGAYWRGDEKNRMLQRIYGTAFPEQADLDSYLSKLEEIKKRDHRKLGKELELFSIHDDIGSGLILWHPNGAIIRKTIEDFWREEHLRHGYKLLYTPHVAKLDLWKTSGHTEFYQANMYKPMDVEGQDFQLKPMNCPFHIAIYKSKMYSYREMPIRWAELGTVYRYERSGVLHGLLRVRGFTQDDAHIFCRPDQIRDEITSILDFTVDLLTTYGFDRYDIYLSTRPENYVGTLDNWEKATDALRNALELKGLPYQIDPGEGVFYGPKIDIKIKDVLDRAWQCTTIQVDFNLPERFSLTYVGEDGQQHQPIMIHRALMGSIERFFGILIEHYAGAFPLWLSPVQVKVLPITDKQNEYAEEIRDSLNSEGVRVEVDSRNEKIGHKIREAQLEKVPYMFIIGGREAESRTIAVRMRKEGDIGALPLEEAVNRVTQEINQKS; this comes from the coding sequence ATGTCAAATCTTTGTAAAGTCATGACACTAATAGAAATTTTAAAAGCCAGGGGCAATGAAAACCTGGAGATAATTGCAGCAAAAATTAACGGCCAGCCTGTAGATTTAAACACGCCTGCATCTGAAGGTTCCGACATAGAGTGGATAACTGCCTCTTCTCCTGAGGGTCTGGAAATTCTCAGGCACAGCACAAGCCATCTCATGGCTCAGGCAGTAAAGGAGCTCTATCCGGAAGTCAGGGTAACCATAGGTCCTTCTATAGAAGACGGCTTTTATTACGACTTTGACTATGACAAGACTTTTACGCCTGATGACCTGATCAGGATAGAGAAGAAGATGAGGGGGCTGGCAGACAAGAACATACCAATCTCCCGGATGGAGATGTCTAAGGAAGACGCCATCACGCTCTTTGAAAATATGGGTGAGAATTACAAGGTAGAGATAATCAGAGAGATACCTGATAAGACCGTATCGTGCTATAAGCAGGGCAGCTTCGTAGACTTGTGCAGGGGACCTCATATCCCGTCTACCAATCGTATAAGATCATTTAAGCTCCTTCAAACTGCCGGGGCATACTGGCGTGGTGATGAAAAAAACAGGATGCTTCAACGCATTTATGGGACGGCATTTCCGGAACAGGCAGACCTCGACAGCTATCTCAGCAAACTTGAAGAGATAAAAAAGAGGGATCACCGGAAGCTCGGTAAAGAACTGGAACTCTTCAGCATCCATGATGACATTGGTTCGGGCCTCATATTATGGCACCCCAATGGGGCAATAATAAGAAAGACCATTGAAGACTTCTGGAGAGAGGAACACCTCAGGCATGGATACAAGCTCCTGTACACGCCCCATGTGGCAAAGCTGGATCTATGGAAGACCAGCGGCCATACGGAGTTCTATCAGGCCAACATGTATAAGCCTATGGATGTCGAGGGACAGGACTTCCAGTTAAAACCGATGAACTGCCCGTTCCATATAGCTATTTATAAATCGAAGATGTATAGTTACCGGGAAATGCCTATAAGGTGGGCTGAGCTCGGCACTGTATACCGTTATGAAAGGTCAGGGGTCTTACACGGCCTTTTGAGGGTAAGGGGATTTACACAGGATGATGCACATATATTCTGCAGGCCCGATCAGATCCGGGATGAGATCACCTCTATACTGGATTTTACAGTTGATCTGCTGACTACGTATGGTTTTGACAGGTATGACATCTACCTGTCAACAAGGCCGGAGAATTACGTAGGGACACTTGATAACTGGGAAAAGGCTACAGATGCATTGCGTAACGCCCTTGAATTAAAGGGCCTCCCTTATCAGATAGACCCGGGCGAAGGGGTTTTTTACGGCCCTAAGATAGATATCAAGATAAAGGATGTACTGGATCGTGCCTGGCAGTGCACCACAATTCAGGTTGATTTTAATCTCCCTGAAAGATTCTCCCTGACTTATGTTGGTGAAGACGGCCAGCAGCATCAGCCGATTATGATACACAGGGCGCTGATGGGGTCAATTGAGCGATTCTTTGGTATACTGATTGAGCATTACGCCGGGGCATTTCCATTGTGGTTGTCACCTGTACAGGTTAAGGTACTCCCGATAACGGATAAACAGAATGAATATGCTGAAGAGATCAGGGACTCACTTAACAGTGAAGGTGTGCGGGTGGAAGTAGACAGCCGAAACGAAAAGATAGGACACAAGATACGAGAAGCACAGTTGGAAAAAGTTCCATATATGTTTATAATAGGCGGCAGGGAGGCAGAGTCCCGCACAATAGCAGTAAGGATGAGAAAAGAAGGCGATATAGGGGCATTGCCGCTTGAAGAAGCAGTTAACAGGGTAACACAAGAAATTAACCAGAAATCATGA